One segment of Chelmon rostratus isolate fCheRos1 chromosome 17, fCheRos1.pri, whole genome shotgun sequence DNA contains the following:
- the si:ch73-281f12.4 gene encoding RA_Radil_like and Myo5p-like_CBD_Rasip1 domain-containing protein produces MISEERSSHVNKQTLNFPVGLLIRSPKKRLAKLGRKPSNGSVQSNNSDSTVRSAESVGVRQPAKSKIRRHNNRLSTVFNHSPNLRDGGRRGQGLGSGTLASDLQAADDPAELSSQMSVPGILKIFGSDICQGTNYKSVLATTQSSAKELVKEALERYCLEKEDASDYVLCDVIGQTGTDNQWKRECFRVVGDNEKPLMLQSLWKPKEGFSRRFEIQLKASVEEQSLKDRDTVTAGINAQARKLQKSRSRVTSLFVDGSGEDVDGLGIWRSLSEMDLSAMGKEASRARQSALREDPEAEADKEVLRLGMEKEETESSDDNTTQYSIHPPFDFPYFLLLQGYSHRQDFVIYLMSGTTTIFGCCREHCNGEDEERLKVDILLFAPDVLPQHCCVRRLDSSVPAPEGEHRKTQTMLKPLHGAPVTRNGFILKEEVELNPGDLVGLGKHYLFMFKDPTSTSGSLQTPPWMTRLCLNCDTKTPSSCLSCGSTITIKRLQRKPLPPRWRDLEGTEALVSYELEQEERVLQEILDLLDPSGNEPKLTPAFLLSLCIQHSASTFQLTHFRQLLLRIASQIQLVMWEKTKELAAIQPETSSSDMQPEHLQLLSMEELIPGLQPLVLWMANSIELLHFIQHEVPQLLPWRQDQEDEGLLDSEMSSTRTACEEAMTVLEEVIMFTFQQSVYYLTKSMYSALPGLLDGNPFSESGQLRVPDGLSGILEVLKEAMKLLTAFQVHPDISLQLCAYLFFFINASLFNALMERGSVAGFYQWSRGVQIRANLDLLMDWIQSIGLGDLATEFFQKLSAAVNLLATPKETLLQASWASLRTEFAALNPAQLHHMLREYSSGKACPTGWTPSPDDVEDAVRTGDILESFDNHPPLILPSSTFHLELGKPIVEPALFEQLSHLQEFIRRLPLSETQDDVEEQTQTLKGTTKDSQSATSPSVRVFQDPAHQVVCDPVTCLSPETDLDRTSPAEPTQARGSHGDLSSCEAVLTQKLKSLELQNTLPGQADLVYHKSLALDPSCLLTPPNTPQGMELAELEADLQEGARQQKKASGCAEWKTENVEEEEDREEVFTVELHRGPHGLGLALVDGTKTQLRMSGIYVKSVVPDSPAAHCQKLRTGDRVLAVNGISLVGMEYNIGRELIRSSGDSLRLLVAKIDPKTSNKGSATTKC; encoded by the exons atgattTCGGAGGAGAGAAGCAGCCACGTAAATAAACAAACCCTGAACTTCCCTGTGGGTTTACTGATCCGCTCTCCAAAGAAGCGCCTGGCCAAACTGGGGAGGAAACCCAGCAATGGATCTGTCCA GTCCAACAACTCGGACAGCACCGTCCGTTCCGCGGAGAGCGTGGGTGTCCGGCAGCCAGCCAAGAGCAAAATCCGCCGTCACAATAACAGGCTTTCAACCGTTTTCAACCACAGCCCCAACCTACGAGATGGTGGACGCCGCGGCCAGGGGTTGGGCAGCGGGACTCTGGCAAGTGACCTTCAGGCTGCGGACGACCCGGCAGAGCTGTCCAGTCAAATGTCTGTCCCCGGCATCCTGAAGATCTTTGGCAGCGACATCTGTCAGGGGACCAATTATAAGAGTGTGTTGGCCACCACACAGTCCAGTGCAAAGGAGCTGGTGAAGGAGGCTTTGGAGAG GTACTGCCTGGAAAAAGAAGACGCCAGCGACTACGTGCTCTGTGATGTAATTGGCCAGACGGGAACAGATAACCAGTGGAAGAGGGAGTGTTTCCGGGTGGTGGGAGACAATGAGAAGCCCCTAATGCTGCAGTCACTTTGGAAACCCAAGGAGGGCTTCTCCAGGCGTTTTGAAATCCAGCTGAAAGCGAGCGTTGAAGAGCAAAGTTTaaaggacagagacacagtcaCAGCAG GCATCAATGCTCAGGCTCGTAAGCTGCAGAAGAGCCGCTCCAGAGTGACCTCGCTGTTTGTGGATGGCAGCGGGGAGGACGTGGACGGACTTGGCATCTGGAGAAGTTTGAGTGAGATGGATCTGTCCGCGATGGGGAAGGAGGCCAGCCGGGCCCGACAGAGCGCGCTCAGAGAGGATCCCGAGGCAGAGGCTGACAAGGAGGTCCTGCGGCTTGgcatggagaaggaggagacagaaagcagtGACGACAACACCACCCAGTACTCCATTCACCCGCCCTTCGACTTCCCGTACTTCCTCCTTCTGCAGGGCTACAGCCACAGAcag GATTTCGTCATCTACCTGATGAGTGGGACCACCACCATTTTTGGCTGCTGTAGGGAGCACTGTAACGGAGAAGATGAGGAGAGATTAAAGGTCGACATCCTTCTCTTTGCTCCTGATGTGTTGCCTCAACACTGCTGTGTCAGACGCCTGGACTCTAGCGTCCCAGCCCCCGAAGGGGagcacagaaagacacagacgATGCTGAAGCCCCTCCATGGTGCTCCTGTGACCAGAAATGGTTTCATTCTtaaagaggaggtggagctgaaCCCAGGGGACTTGGTTGGCTTGGGAAAACACTACCTTTTCATGTTTAAGGATCCTACCAGCACATCAGGATCCCTCCAGACTCCTCCCTGGATGACCAGACTCTGCCTGAACTGTGATACAAAGACGCCATCCTCTTGTTTATCATGTGgctccaccatcaccatcaaAAGGCTCCAGAGGAAGCCTTTACCACCTCGTTGGAGGGACCTGGAAGGCACAGAGGCTTTGGTAAGCTAtgagctggagcaggaggagagggttCTGCAGGAGATTTTGGATCTGTTGGACCCCAGCGGAAATGAACCAAAGCTGACGCCTGCTTTCCTGCTGAGCCTGTGCATCCAGCACTCAGCCTCCACGTTCCAGCTGACACACTTCAGACAGCTCCTGCTCCGGATAGCCAGCCAGATCCAGCTCGTCATGTGG GAGAAGACAAAGGAACTTGCAGCAATCCAGCCAGAAAC gagctccagtgacatgcagccCGAGCATCTTCAGCTGCTTAGCATGGAGGAGCTGATCCCAGGTCTGCAGCCTCTGGTGCTGTGGATGGCCAACTCCATCGAACTGCTGCACTTCATCCAACACGAAGTCCCTCAGCTGCTGCCCTGGAGGCAGGACCAGGAGGACGAAg gtcTGTTGGACTCTGAGATGTCCTCCACTCGGACAGCCTGTGAGGAAGCCATGACAGTCCTGGAGGAAGTCATCATGTTCACCTTCCAACAGTCTGTCTACTATCTAACGAAG AGTATGTATTCAGCCTTGCCCGGTCTGCTGGACGGGAATCCATTCTCAGAGAGCGGTCAGCTGCGAGTGCCTGATGGACTGAGCGGCATCCTGGAGGTGCTGAAGGAGGCAATGAAGCTTCTCACTGCCTTCCAGGTCCATCCAGACATCTCATTACAACTCTGTGCCTACCTGTTCTTCTTCATCAATGCATCGCTGTTCAATGCCCTCATGGAGAGAG GATCTGTCGCTGGGTTCTACCAGTGGTCCAGAGGTGTTCAGATCCGAGCCAACCTGGACCTGCTGATGGACTGGATCCAGAGTATCGGTCTGGGCGATCTGGCTACCGAGTTCTTCCAgaagctttctgctgctgtcaatcTGCTGGCCACACCCAAAGAAACCCTCCTGCAG GCGTCCTGGGCTTCTCTCAGGACTGAGTTTGCTGCCCTGAACCCAGCTCAGCTTCACCACATGCTGAGGGAGTACAGCTCTGGTAAAGCCTGTCCCACTGGATGGACCCCATCACCGGATGATGTTGAGGACGCTGTCAGGACAG gCGACATCCTGGAGAGTTTCGACAATCACCCGCCGCTCATCCTGCCCAGCAGCACGTTTCACCTGGAGCTGGGGAAACCCATCGTGGAGCCTGCTCTGTTTGAACAGCTCAGTCATCTGCAGGAGTTCATACGCCGGCTCCCCCTCAGTGAAACCCAAGATGATGTGGAGGAACAG ACTCAGACTCTCAAGGGGACAACCAAAGACAGCCAGTCTGCGACCTCACCTTCCGTCAGAGTCTTCCAGGATCCTGCCCATCAGGTGGTCTGTGACCCGGTTACCTGCCTCTCCCCTGAGACAGACCTCGACCGTACCTCCCCTGCAGAGCCGACTCAGGCCCGAGGATCTCATGGTGACCTGAGCAGCTGTGAGGCAGTCCTGACCCAGAAGCTGAAGAGTCTGGAGCTGcagaacaccctcccaggacAGGCTGACCTGGTCTACCACAAGAGCCTGGCACTGGACCCGTCCTGCCTGCTGACGCCACCCAATACCCCGCAGGGTATGGAGCTGGCCGAGCTGGAGGCGGATTTGCAGGAGGGTGCCCGCCAGCAAAAGAAAG cCAGTGGATGTGCAGAGTGGAAGACAGAGaatgtggaagaagaagaagacagagaggaagtaTTCACGGTGGAGCTCCACAGAGGACCTCATGGTCTCGGCCTGGCGCTCGTGGATGGAACG aaaacacagctgaggatGAGCGGCATTTACGTGAAGTCGGTGGTTCCCGActctcctgcagctcactgTCAGAAACTGAGAACGGGCGATCGTGTCCTGGCTGTTAATGGCATCAGCCTGGTCGGGATGGAGTATAACAT TGGAAGAGAACTGATTCGATCATCGGGAGACTCGCTCAGACTGCTGGTGGCCAAGATCGACCCAAAGACGAGCAACAAGGGCTCGGCTACGACTAAATGCTGA